TGGTGGCCTCGTTGAAGCTCACCGCGCCCCTGGCTGCCTTCAACGGCGGCGTCTACGTCAAACCCGATCTCACAACGGTGCTGGCGCAGCGGACCCTGCCGCCCGCCATTGCCAGACAGGCCGTCGACTTCATGCTCCAGGCGGGCCTGGATGTCTGGGTCTACCAGGGGGCGGAGTGGTTCCTGCGCGCCCCCGAGGCCTTCCGCGTGGCGCGCGAGCGGAGCAACGTCGGGTTCGACCCGGTCGTCATCGCGGACCTGCACGGTGCGCTCGATGAAGTCATCAAGCTCGTCGGGGTGAGCGAGGACACGGCGAAGGTCGCGCGCTGCGAAGTGGAGCTCGCCTTGCGGCTGGGCACCGAGGCCTCTGCGGCGCGTTCGACGCCCTATTACGTCGACGTCACGCACCCTGAAGCGAACAAGGGGATGGTCGTGCGCGAGGCCGCGCGTCTGCTCGGGCTTCCCCTGGAGCAGATCGCTGCCATCGGGGACATGGCCAACGACCTGCCCATGTTGAGCATCGCCGGCATGGGCATCGCCATGGGCAACGCCAGCCCGGAGGTCCAGCGGCCTGCGCGCCACGTCACGCGCACCAACGACGAGGAGGGCTTCGCCCACGCGGTGGACACCTTCATCCTGGGCCAGCCGCCCCTCGCGCGGACGAAGCTGGGACTTCCGCCGCGCGCGCGGGCCTGCCTCTTCGGCCTCGACGGCGTCCTCACGCAGACGGCCAGCTTCCACGCCCGGGCCTGGAAGCAGCTGTGCGACTACTACCTGCGGCAGCGGGCGCGGTCCTCACGTCAGCCCTTCATCCCCTTCGACCTGGTGCGCGACTACAGCCGCTACTTCGACGGCAAGCCGCCCCTGGAAGGCATCCACGCGTTCCTCGATGCCCGCGGCATTGAACTGCCGGAGGGCACGGTCCACGCGCTGAACGACCGCAAGGGCGAGCTCCTGGTGGAGCTGCTCCGGCAGGAGCGGGTGGACACCTACGAGGGGACGGTCCGCTACGTCCAGGCGGCGCGCGCCGAGGGACTCCGGACCGCGGCCGTCTCCGCGAGCAGGCACGGCGCGGAGCTGCTCCAGTCCGCCGGCATCCCGGCGCTCTTCGACGCGCGGCTGGACGCCACGCAGCCCCCCGAGCTCTACCTCGCGGCCGTCCGGGCCCTCGGTGTGGACGCCGACGATGCGGTCCTCTTCGAGGACACACCCGGCGGCGTCGCGGCCGCGAGGGCCGCCCACTTCGCCTATGTCATTGGCGTCGACAGGGTGGGCCAGCCTGCCGAGCTGCGCCGCCACGGCGCGGACCTCGTGGTGGCGGACCCCGCCGTCCTCCTCGGCTAGGACGAAGCCTCCCTCCGGACGACGGAAGCGCTATCCTCCCGCTCCCATGAAAGTCCTTGAACGAGGCAGTGCTCCCCTTGCGCCGCTGCGGCTCAGCCCTCTCGTGGGGAGCGTGCAACGCATCCGCGTCCGCTCCGAAAGCCAGGGCGCCATCAAGGACGCGGGCCAGAAGACGCCGCTCCCGCCCGTTCCCGGCGTCCAGATGGTGCTCGCCGCGGAGGTGCTCAGCGTGTCCGCTTCCGGAGAGGTGCGCTTCCAGTTCACGCTCGAAAACGCGGCGCTCCTCATCCAGCCCGGCACGCCGCCCCAGGCCGTGGAGAAGCTCCATGCGCAGCTGGAACCGCTGCCCGGACTGACGGGTGAGGGCCGCGTGGGCGCGGACGGACGCTCCCAGGGCTTCACGCTGAAGCTGCCCAAGGACATGGCCGCCCCCGTGCGCACCCAGCTCCAGCAGGCGACGGCCACCCTCGCGGGCCTCGGGCGCATGCTGCCCACCGATGCCGTGGGGCTGGGGGCCCGCTGGTCACCTCCCTTGCCCGGCAAGGGGCCCCTCGCCGGAGCCCGGACCACCCTGGAGCTCAAGAAGCGGGAGGCCACGGGCTTCGGCCTGCGATTGGAGCTGGAGTCCACCTCCAAGCCCCAGCCCGCGCCGGACAACCTCCGCACGAAGAAGGGCGGCGAATCCCTCACCACCTACGTGCGAGGTCAGGGCGGCTGCACGTTCAGCCTGGATCGTTTGTGGCCCACGCGCTTCGAGCTGGACGTCGAGACGCGTCTGGCATTGCGCGCGGAGGACAAGGACGCCCCCCGTCGCATGGACAGCTTCGCGACGCTTCAGATGCGCCTGCGCGAGCTGTCGTTCAGTCCTCCCAAGCCCCAGGCCGCTCCCGCCCGCGCCAGCCGGCGCTGAGCGGTGCCCAACCCATGGTAATTCCAGGGTTTCTGTCCAGCCGCGACAGGGGACGCAACCGCGAGTCCCTTTGATGGATAATCAGCCGAGGGGTTTTGTGGGCCCGATGTGAGCGGCCCTCATCAATTTGCTGCGCCCGATTGGGGGAAGCGCATGGGTATCGACGGAACTGGTAGCAATCGTCCTCGGCAGCCGGTCACGACACAGCCTCCGGTGGTTGCGCCACCGCCGCCGCCTCCGCCTCCGCCCGCGAATGTCGCGACGAAGCCCGCGGCGAACACCGTCCCGGCCAACGCACAGTCCAGCTTCGACCGGACCGCGCCCCGGGAAGGCCCGCAGATTGCCCCGCCGGCCAGCTCGCTGCTGACGGAGAACACCCAGGACGCGCAGGCCAACTGCCTGGACAAGGCGGCGGACTGGGTGGACACGGCGACCCCCGCGCTGCGGGCCCGCTCGGAGCTGGTGTTCCTCAAGGACACGCGTCCCGGCCAGGAGGGGCAGACCGGCCACGTCATCGTGCGGCAGGGTGAGCGCGTCGTCGACCCCTCCAGCGGCAAGAGCTACGACAACCTCCAGGCCTTCCTGAAGGAGCAGCCGCAGTACCGGCAGTCTGGGACGCTGCCGGCGACCTCCGCCCACAAGATCTTCTCCGCGCCCCCGGGCTCGCCGGAGCGTCAGAAGGCCATCGCGGACGCGAAGGTCACGCCCGAGCTCCAGCGCATGATGGTCGCGGACTCGCCCCCGGGCACGACGACCGCGAGCCCCGCTAAGGCCCCCGCGACCCCCGCGTACACCGCCGAGCAGGCCAGCAAGGACGCCACCGCGCTCTACGAGGCCACGGACGGCGGCGTCACCGGGTGGGGGACCGACGAGGACAAGATCTTCCAGACGCTCGAGGGCAAGACGCCCGAGCAGATCAACCTCATCCGCCAGGCCTACAAGGACCACTACAACAAGGACCTGGACGCCAAGCTCCAGGACGAACTGGGCGGAGACGACTGGACGCGCGCCCAGGCGATGCTGAAGGGCGACACCGCGAAGAACGACGCGGTCGTCATCCAGTCCGAGCTGGACGGCGTGTTCGGCTCCTCGGAAGAGGTCCTCAAGACGCTGGAGAAGCGCTCGCCCGAGGAGCGCAAGGCCATTGCCCAGAAGTTCGCGGAGCAGAACGGCGGCGCCCCGGCGGGTCAGTCCGCCGAGGACTTCATGCTCTCCAAGCTGGGCAAGGAGCTGGACTCGGGCGAGATGTCGCGCGCCCGGAGCCTGCTGGGCGCGAGCCAGGCCCAGACGCCCCAGCAGAAGCTGGAGCTGGAGACCCAGGCGCTCAAGGACGGCCTGAAGCGGGACATGGACGGCCTGGGCACCGACGAGGACCGCATCTTCGAGCGCCTGGAGAAGGCGACGCCCGAACAGCGCGCCCTGCTGGCCAAGGACCCCGCCGTCGCCGCGCGCCTCAAGGACGAGCTGGGCAGCGAGGACTACGACCGCGCCATGGGCCTGCTCCAGGGCACTCCCGGCCAGGCGGACGCGGCGCGCATCCGCGACGCCATGAGCGGCTGGACGGGCGCGGACGAAAAGGGCGTGCGCAAGGTGCTGGAGGGCAAGACGCCCGCCCAGCTCGACGCCATCAAGAGCGAATACCAGCGGCAGACCGGCAAGTCGCTGGAGAGCGAGATCCGCGGCTGGGGCGGCGCGGACGCGGACGTGACGCTGCGGCTGCTCAACCC
The sequence above is drawn from the Corallococcus sp. NCRR genome and encodes:
- a CDS encoding Cof-type HAD-IIB family hydrolase; its protein translation is MTIKLLIADVDGTLVTRDKILTPRTCEAVARLRASGIQFTLTSGRPPRGMAGLVASLKLTAPLAAFNGGVYVKPDLTTVLAQRTLPPAIARQAVDFMLQAGLDVWVYQGAEWFLRAPEAFRVARERSNVGFDPVVIADLHGALDEVIKLVGVSEDTAKVARCEVELALRLGTEASAARSTPYYVDVTHPEANKGMVVREAARLLGLPLEQIAAIGDMANDLPMLSIAGMGIAMGNASPEVQRPARHVTRTNDEEGFAHAVDTFILGQPPLARTKLGLPPRARACLFGLDGVLTQTASFHARAWKQLCDYYLRQRARSSRQPFIPFDLVRDYSRYFDGKPPLEGIHAFLDARGIELPEGTVHALNDRKGELLVELLRQERVDTYEGTVRYVQAARAEGLRTAAVSASRHGAELLQSAGIPALFDARLDATQPPELYLAAVRALGVDADDAVLFEDTPGGVAAARAAHFAYVIGVDRVGQPAELRRHGADLVVADPAVLLG